TTATTTGTTTAGTCAGTTCGTGGCATTACCTGTGTTTCTTCAGTTCTGAATTCCAACCTTTCACACCCTTCAATTTGCTGCCACTCATGTGTCAGTGTGATCATTTCCCTGATTGATTCGCATCTTTTGGATTAAATTACTAATAGCACCTAATCTAGCATGCTTTGGGATGATCATTTTGAATGTCTGGTTACCAATGCGTGTGGTGTGATCAATGATTTTCCCATGTATCTTGGTAGATTTTTACATTTACTTCTACTGCTATGATGATCATACTTAGCCACTTAGGGGCAGCACATTTGAACGATTATGTGTGCTACTTCAAGTGTGCTAGTAGTTCTTCAAGTAGCGTTCCTGCTGCTATTTGGTTCTGAGGGTTTGCATATTGTCAGAGTCATAATCATGATAGGACTTGTTTTGCAAACTCCTGCTTGCTCCTACAAATATGACGCTAGAATGTTGGCATTGTATATCCTAGCATATTTGTTGCTTGCTTCAGATGCAGATCTTTGTGAAGACCCTCGCTGACAAGATCATTACGCTAGAGGTTGAGTCCTGTGACAAGATCAGCAATGTCAAGGCGAAGATTCAGGATAGGATGGGCATTCCCCCGTACCAGCAGCTGCTCATCTTTGCACACAAGCAGCTTTCAGATTGGCACACACTTGCCAGTTATAACATTCTTCAGGAATCCACCGTGCACCTTGTCCTCCGTCGGCCACTTGATGGCATGCAGATCTTTGCAAAGACACTCACTGGCAAGGTCATTACCCTAGGTGGATGTTAGATTTAACTAATCTAGCATTAACTTA
The genomic region above belongs to Setaria italica strain Yugu1 chromosome VI, Setaria_italica_v2.0, whole genome shotgun sequence and contains:
- the LOC101759101 gene encoding polyubiquitin-D-like, with translation MIEEVKFDISNADQGTIIWTRTSSGEYTAKSAYGMQFDGGLASLFLKMVWKMQIFVKTLADKIITLEVESCDKISNVKAKIQDRMGIPPYQQLLIFAHKQLSDWHTLASYNILQESTVHLVLRRPLDGMQIFAKTLTGKVITLGGC